A region from the Methylovorus glucosotrophus genome encodes:
- a CDS encoding recombinase family protein, which produces MNNNKGHLVAYIRVSTLDQNIDRQREVLSDYSLDETFIEHASGKDADRPQLIAAMKHLRKGDTLLVCSIDRLARNLDDLRKIVRELTDRGVVVKFIKESLTFGGDDSAMSKLMLSMMGAFAEFERSLIKERQREGIKLAKERGAFKGRKAALDADKLIALKARDKANHQKNRAQLAREYGISRATLYKYLSAETQN; this is translated from the coding sequence ATGAATAACAACAAAGGCCATCTCGTTGCCTACATACGGGTATCTACTCTCGATCAGAACATAGATAGGCAACGCGAGGTACTCTCTGATTACTCACTTGATGAAACATTTATCGAACATGCCAGCGGTAAAGATGCGGATAGACCTCAGCTCATCGCCGCAATGAAGCACTTACGCAAAGGGGATACCTTACTCGTATGCTCTATAGACCGACTAGCACGCAATCTAGATGACCTGCGTAAGATAGTTAGAGAGCTTACAGATAGAGGTGTTGTAGTTAAGTTCATCAAAGAATCCCTGACCTTTGGCGGTGATGATTCCGCTATGTCCAAGCTGATGCTATCAATGATGGGTGCCTTTGCTGAGTTCGAGCGCTCCCTGATTAAAGAACGCCAGCGAGAGGGCATTAAGCTAGCCAAGGAACGCGGTGCATTCAAGGGCCGTAAAGCTGCTTTAGACGCTGATAAGCTCATCGCACTCAAAGCGAGAGATAAAGCTAACCACCAGAAGAATCGCGCTCAATTGGCGAGGGAGTACGGCATATCAAGAGCGACCCTATACAAATACCTGAGCGCTGAGACTCAAAATTAA
- a CDS encoding DUF6538 domain-containing protein, translating to MTTHLSKRNGVYYFRRKVPLDLQHIYSGKAEIIFSLKTKNRAEAETLARKHSVEYDEKFRQARTIAAQATNGPAPIPSPTSSSSVRPSVVDGLAIDDFDILVARHVRRLRQFRERSAENGTYENFKARLRSIINENKEFIELGEHPLDDVDRPLWHVEAELKAAKIVLKGKAFNSPVHELGSLASDITKDTQSLSLTELLNNWALERKPDPRSITYYGRAVAKLIEYCNVQHVRQVTKSHIVTLKNRLLEEGTTTVTTNNYLTNLTTLFSFATGNNVIEVNPAKDIRVQVSRDDKKERLPFTVEQLNQLFSSEVYSKGARPSGGKGEAAYWLPLLGLFTGARLNELCQLLKVDIRQESYYDQAQQEHVCWVMEITDAGEGQKLKNSASWRRIPIHPTLIEMGFIDFVRLSPGPRVFHELTASKAYDSISASWSKWFSRYLTNIGLKSDALVFHSFRHTFKYFSRHNSLPDSLQYAILGHTSGKTGDHYGGPTFPLAPLVQAMNNYILPRLQLPPRP from the coding sequence TTGACAACACACCTATCCAAGCGTAACGGCGTCTACTACTTCCGCCGAAAAGTCCCCCTAGATTTGCAACACATATACTCGGGAAAAGCCGAGATCATCTTCTCGCTAAAAACCAAGAATCGGGCAGAAGCTGAGACGCTCGCCCGTAAGCACAGCGTGGAGTATGATGAAAAGTTCAGGCAGGCTCGCACAATCGCCGCCCAGGCCACGAACGGCCCCGCCCCTATACCATCCCCCACCTCAAGCTCATCCGTGCGCCCTAGCGTTGTTGACGGTCTTGCAATCGATGACTTTGATATTCTTGTTGCCCGTCATGTCAGACGACTGCGACAATTCCGCGAACGTTCTGCTGAGAACGGCACCTATGAGAATTTCAAAGCTCGCCTACGTTCCATCATCAATGAGAACAAGGAGTTCATCGAACTAGGTGAACATCCACTTGATGATGTTGATCGTCCCTTATGGCACGTCGAAGCAGAGCTTAAAGCAGCCAAGATAGTTCTCAAGGGTAAGGCTTTCAACTCTCCGGTACATGAGCTAGGTTCTCTAGCTTCTGACATTACTAAAGATACACAGTCATTATCGTTAACAGAACTGCTTAACAACTGGGCCTTGGAACGCAAACCTGATCCTCGTTCAATTACTTACTACGGAAGAGCAGTTGCCAAACTCATTGAGTATTGCAACGTACAGCATGTCCGGCAAGTAACAAAGAGCCATATCGTCACACTGAAGAATAGACTGCTCGAAGAAGGAACGACTACTGTAACAACCAATAACTATCTTACTAACCTGACTACGCTCTTCAGCTTCGCTACTGGCAATAATGTGATTGAAGTGAATCCGGCGAAAGACATTCGGGTGCAGGTAAGTAGAGATGATAAGAAGGAACGCCTTCCTTTCACGGTCGAGCAACTCAATCAGCTCTTTTCATCAGAGGTTTACAGTAAGGGCGCTCGACCATCAGGAGGCAAGGGCGAGGCGGCGTACTGGTTGCCATTGCTGGGCCTTTTCACTGGAGCTCGATTGAATGAGCTATGCCAATTATTAAAAGTCGATATTAGGCAGGAGTCATATTACGATCAAGCGCAGCAAGAGCATGTTTGCTGGGTAATGGAGATTACCGATGCTGGAGAAGGCCAGAAGCTTAAAAACTCCGCGAGCTGGCGCCGCATCCCGATACATCCAACCCTCATTGAGATGGGCTTTATCGACTTCGTGCGCTTATCTCCGGGACCCAGAGTTTTCCATGAGCTGACAGCATCAAAAGCATACGATTCCATTAGCGCAAGCTGGTCGAAGTGGTTCTCAAGATACCTTACCAATATCGGCCTTAAATCTGATGCACTCGTTTTCCATAGCTTCCGTCATACATTCAAATATTTTTCTCGACATAACTCATTACCGGATAGCCTACAGTACGCAATCTTAGGCCATACTAGCGGCAAAACTGGGGATCATTACGGTGGGCCCACTTTTCCACTAGCCCCACTCGTGCAAGCTATGAATAACTACATTTTACCGCGATTGCAACTACCTCCAAGACCTTAG